From Dermochelys coriacea isolate rDerCor1 chromosome 8, rDerCor1.pri.v4, whole genome shotgun sequence, the proteins below share one genomic window:
- the CNN3 gene encoding calponin-3 — protein sequence MTHFNKGPSYGLSAEVKNKIALKYDPQAEEDLRNWIEEVTGLTVGANFQLGLKDGIILCELINKLQPGSVKKINQSELNWHQLENIGNFIKAIQVYGMKPHDIFEANDLYENGNMTQVQTSLVALAGLAKTKGFHTTIDIGVKYAEKQARSFDAGKLKAGQSVIGLQMGTNKCASQAGMTAYGTRRHLYDPKMQTDKPFDQTTISLQMGTNKGASQAGMLAPGTRRDIYDQKLTLQPVDNSTISLQMGTNKVASQKGMSVYGLGRQVYDPKYCAAPTEPVIHNGSQGTGTNGSEISDSDYQAEYPDDYHGEYQDDYQRDYHGQYSDQGIDY from the exons ATTGCCCTGAAATATGATCCACAGGCAGAAGAAGATCTACGCAATTGGATAGAAGAGGTTACGGGGCTGACCGTTGGTGCAAACTTTCAGTTGGGCTTAAAGGATGGCATAATCCTATGCGA ACTTATAAACAAACTGCAGCCAGGATCAGTGAagaaaatcaatcaatcagaactaAATTGGCAtcag ttggaGAACATTGGGAATTTTATCAAAGCCATCCAAGTCTATGGTATGAAGCCACATGATATTTTTGAAGCAAATGATCTTTATGAGAATGGGAACATGACCCAAGTTCAGACTTCACTTGTGGCACTAGCTGGTCTG GCAAAAACCAAAGGATTCCATACCACAATTGATATCGGTGTCAAATATGCAGAAAAGCAAGCAAGGAGTTTTGATGCAGGAAAACTAAAAGCTGGCCAAAGTGTAATTGGCCTGCAG ATGGGAACCAACAAGTGTGCCAGCCAGGCAGGTATGACTGCTTATGGGACCAGAAGGCATCTCTACGATCCAAAAATGCAAACTGATAAACCATTTGACCAGACAACAATTAGCCTACAGATGGGTACTAACAAAGGGGCCAGTCAG GCTGGGATGCTGGCACCAGGCACCAGAAGAGATATTTATGACCAGAAGCTCACATTACAGCCAGTGGACAACTCTACTATTTCACTACAAATGGGTACTAACAAAGTGGCTTCCCAGAAGGGAATGAGCGTGTATGGGCTTGGACGACAAGTGTATGACCCCAAATATTGTGCTGCTCCAACAGAACCTGTAATTCATAATGGAAGCCAAGGAACAGGAACTAATGGGTCAGAAATCAGCGATAGTGATTATCAGGCAGAATATCCAGATGACTATCATGGCGAGTACCAGGATGACTATCAAAGAGATTACCATGGTCAGTACAGTGACCAGGGCATTGATTATTAG